The following are encoded together in the Pedobacter steynii genome:
- a CDS encoding Crp/Fnr family transcriptional regulator, with protein MQKTDASPDRLMDNFKSFLKELSPISTESWNRFSRLFSPKILKKGDYYIKEGQIANEIGFLQTGVLRVFYRNNEGVEYNKHFFLPYCFIGGYASLISKKSSLINQQALTDCNLFVANFKDIQDLYHTFPDIERMASVVAEQLFIQKEKREIELVLLDAEKRYHIFQKDFPLLEQQIPQYHIASYLGVSPTQLSRIRRKILSK; from the coding sequence ATGCAAAAGACAGATGCTTCCCCAGACAGATTAATGGATAATTTTAAATCTTTTTTAAAAGAGCTTTCTCCTATTTCAACTGAAAGCTGGAATAGGTTTTCCAGATTGTTCAGTCCAAAAATTTTGAAAAAGGGTGATTATTATATCAAGGAGGGTCAGATAGCAAATGAGATTGGCTTTCTCCAAACAGGTGTCCTTAGAGTATTTTATAGAAATAATGAGGGTGTTGAATATAATAAACATTTTTTTCTACCCTATTGTTTTATTGGTGGATATGCCTCATTGATCTCCAAAAAATCAAGTCTGATCAATCAACAGGCACTTACCGACTGTAATCTATTCGTGGCTAACTTTAAAGATATACAAGATCTCTATCACACATTTCCCGACATCGAGCGAATGGCAAGTGTGGTAGCAGAACAGCTTTTTATACAAAAAGAAAAACGGGAAATAGAGCTCGTCCTATTGGATGCAGAAAAACGGTATCATATTTTCCAAAAGGACTTTCCATTATTAGAACAGCAAATTCCACAATATCATATTGCTTCCTATCTCGGTGTAAGTCCTACCCAGCTCAGCCGTATCAGAAGAAAAATTCTCAGCAAGTGA
- a CDS encoding SDR family NAD(P)-dependent oxidoreductase codes for MRITNNTILITGGSDGIGLALAKRFLLLKNKVIITGEEFGKLEGIKKDFPELIVLAGDLTEQNSINELVLFIEQEYPETNILINSAAVQYNYDVMDEPDFLRKADHEISLNLIVPLKLTALLLPTLLKNKNSAIVNVSSDEFIIPQKSAAVYCATKAGIRSFTKSLKYQLADTQVKVFEIIPALINTPMTAERGKSLIEPDNLVDKFITDFYNDRNDQ; via the coding sequence ATGAGAATTACAAACAACACCATACTGATTACAGGCGGTTCTGATGGGATCGGTCTGGCTCTGGCAAAACGTTTCCTCTTATTGAAAAACAAAGTTATCATTACAGGAGAGGAATTTGGAAAACTTGAAGGGATAAAAAAAGATTTTCCTGAATTGATCGTACTTGCAGGAGACCTGACCGAACAAAATTCAATAAATGAACTGGTCCTTTTTATTGAGCAGGAATATCCTGAAACAAATATATTGATTAACAGTGCTGCTGTTCAGTACAACTATGATGTAATGGACGAGCCAGACTTTCTTCGTAAAGCCGACCATGAAATTTCTTTAAACCTTATTGTACCATTAAAACTTACCGCATTACTGTTGCCAACATTGCTAAAGAATAAAAACAGTGCGATTGTAAATGTCAGTAGTGATGAGTTTATAATACCACAGAAATCTGCTGCCGTTTATTGTGCTACAAAAGCTGGAATTCGCAGTTTTACCAAGTCGCTCAAGTATCAGTTAGCAGATACACAGGTCAAAGTTTTTGAAATCATTCCCGCATTGATCAATACACCAATGACAGCAGAGCGTGGCAAGTCATTAATAGAACCTGACAATTTGGTTGATAAATTTATCACAGACTTTTACAATGACAGAAATGATCAGTGA
- a CDS encoding TonB-dependent receptor codes for MKKNVTAIMRVTTVVLGLFIGFSSLIWASESSGQKLNEIKVTISIKNENLAAVLARIEKSTGIAFSYDKNLLLRVSVPAQSYRETSLPVVLNKLLKLTVYDYEVINNNVVIGRAKPTSKPVQAGRLSGKILDNKGGPLPGASIKILELNQTVANAVDGSYQISLPPGTYTIEASYIGFHTTRISDVKVLSGQNTPLNIVLEENAQRLNAVVITSSYKKASVEGLYARQKNAASVTDGISAEQISATPDKHIGESLKRITGLSTTDNRNVVVRGAAERYNVAQLDGIMLPSTDVQSRNFDFTLIPSNLVESIVVNKSATPDMTAGFGGGLIQVHTISIPTENFLSFSAGTSFNTRTVGEDFYGYKRGKYDHLGFDDGSRNYFPAGLKEVSSFNPRNNNPGNTTAAEIAEQNKRIGGTERLGSRIFRGMPSQNYQLSIGRSYSLSKQQSQKIGFVGSLSYRNTQSIDDIPNIRRGGWEINATPDDPDNINKGNLYNFNTTLGALLNGGYRGEKHQITLNNFYSRVFNEQLERISGWRYGNPKDDDLQKHPGIMEDDRPVFTDLLQNKISGEHLLGIIKLEWNAARVSIDAREIDAIKAGLAPEEMANKLIYKYLPGQGSTSGGGGMLERDKFVYKERNQTAALNASVNFAIGKQKQIFKTGVFYLDRHATYEWNMLPIVSFVATDNPYGYMPVQQFGDRMGMENPMTDVLYMPYSYHLSRYEGKDVNKAVYAMFDNRIAKNLRLVWGGRYEYFRYDSLQNSSNMQWTPEVTLRDSVRWKFMPSAHLTYTPVNNLNLRVSYAKTAVRPSLMDNSRFSRYNTNFGRMQVNMGLESSIIDNYDVKLEWFPSAGDVISIGGFYKYFDKPAEFYAVNDVSGTDNLYVYTNNSDWGKIRGIELEVRKSLGFIAPSVALLKKITLSGNLTLLKSEVQSRVTRYEVDEKGEQRSYFEYMKYKRPLYGQVPTVVNGGINYTGKHLSLNLVYNYMGYKTFITGNDPNLVEYERPRSQIDAQVGYRFYRNKAQFKLNMSNLTDRPYRFYINDASTYEIKNANPPANSEWNDVFKYKWGFTNKFEEGYADNSKGFSQQVGDRQTFTRYVGRSFSLSLSYNF; via the coding sequence ATGAAAAAAAACGTCACGGCGATTATGAGAGTCACGACCGTTGTATTAGGACTATTTATTGGTTTCAGCAGCTTAATCTGGGCCAGCGAAAGCAGCGGCCAGAAACTGAATGAAATTAAAGTTACCATAAGTATTAAAAACGAAAACCTGGCAGCTGTACTAGCCAGAATTGAAAAAAGTACAGGCATTGCTTTTTCGTATGACAAAAATTTACTCCTAAGGGTATCGGTACCCGCACAGTCTTATCGTGAAACATCCCTTCCTGTAGTACTAAATAAACTACTAAAATTAACAGTATATGATTATGAAGTCATCAATAACAATGTGGTGATCGGTAGGGCAAAACCTACGTCTAAACCTGTTCAGGCTGGCCGTCTATCAGGAAAAATACTCGACAATAAGGGAGGACCACTTCCTGGTGCGTCTATCAAAATCCTGGAACTCAACCAAACGGTAGCCAATGCTGTAGATGGTAGTTATCAGATTTCCTTGCCCCCAGGTACCTATACCATAGAGGCAAGCTACATCGGCTTTCACACCACCCGGATCTCAGATGTAAAGGTGTTATCCGGTCAAAATACGCCTTTGAATATCGTACTCGAAGAAAATGCTCAGCGCCTGAATGCCGTGGTCATCACCAGTTCTTACAAGAAAGCTTCTGTAGAAGGTCTATATGCCAGACAAAAGAATGCAGCCTCCGTAACTGACGGGATCTCCGCAGAGCAAATCAGCGCTACACCGGATAAGCACATCGGTGAATCCTTAAAAAGAATCACGGGCCTAAGCACTACAGATAACCGAAACGTAGTAGTACGTGGTGCTGCAGAAAGATATAACGTAGCACAATTAGATGGCATCATGCTGCCCAGTACAGATGTGCAAAGCCGGAATTTCGACTTTACGCTCATTCCGAGTAATCTGGTGGAAAGCATCGTCGTCAACAAATCAGCCACACCCGACATGACCGCCGGTTTCGGTGGCGGATTGATCCAGGTCCATACCATTTCCATTCCGACAGAAAATTTTCTTTCTTTCAGTGCCGGAACTTCATTTAATACACGAACCGTAGGGGAAGATTTTTACGGCTATAAGCGTGGAAAATATGATCATCTCGGCTTTGATGACGGAAGCAGAAATTACTTTCCTGCTGGGCTGAAAGAAGTTTCGAGTTTTAACCCAAGGAATAACAATCCGGGAAACACCACAGCTGCCGAGATAGCGGAGCAGAACAAAAGAATTGGAGGAACTGAGCGTCTGGGTAGCAGAATTTTTCGCGGCATGCCCTCCCAGAATTATCAGCTGAGCATCGGACGGAGCTACAGCCTATCAAAACAGCAATCACAAAAGATTGGTTTCGTTGGTTCCTTGAGTTACCGCAATACCCAAAGTATAGATGACATTCCCAATATCAGGCGTGGGGGCTGGGAAATCAATGCGACTCCGGATGACCCTGACAATATCAATAAGGGGAATTTGTACAATTTCAACACAACACTGGGCGCATTACTGAATGGAGGTTACCGCGGTGAGAAACATCAGATTACCTTAAATAATTTTTATTCGCGCGTGTTCAACGAGCAACTTGAGCGGATCAGCGGCTGGAGATATGGCAACCCCAAAGACGATGACCTTCAAAAGCATCCTGGGATTATGGAAGATGACCGCCCTGTTTTTACTGATCTTTTGCAAAATAAGATCAGCGGGGAGCATTTGTTGGGAATCATAAAGCTGGAATGGAATGCCGCCAGAGTGTCGATAGATGCCCGGGAAATTGATGCGATCAAAGCAGGACTCGCTCCGGAAGAGATGGCCAATAAGCTAATCTATAAATACCTGCCAGGTCAGGGCAGCACATCGGGTGGTGGCGGAATGCTGGAACGTGACAAGTTCGTTTACAAGGAGCGCAATCAAACCGCAGCCCTTAACGCATCTGTAAACTTCGCCATTGGAAAACAAAAGCAAATATTTAAAACCGGGGTTTTCTATTTGGACAGGCATGCGACCTATGAATGGAATATGCTGCCGATAGTTAGCTTTGTGGCAACGGACAATCCATACGGTTATATGCCGGTACAACAATTCGGTGATCGTATGGGGATGGAAAACCCTATGACAGATGTCCTGTACATGCCCTATTCTTATCACTTAAGCAGATACGAAGGTAAGGATGTCAACAAGGCGGTATATGCAATGTTTGACAACAGGATTGCTAAAAACCTAAGGTTGGTTTGGGGTGGCCGTTACGAATACTTCAGGTATGACAGTCTGCAGAACAGCAGCAATATGCAGTGGACGCCGGAAGTGACGCTTAGAGACAGTGTAAGGTGGAAGTTTATGCCTTCAGCCCACCTTACTTATACACCAGTAAATAACCTCAACCTGCGTGTTTCCTATGCCAAGACAGCTGTGAGGCCATCATTGATGGATAATTCCAGGTTCTCCAGATACAATACAAACTTCGGAAGGATGCAGGTCAACATGGGATTGGAATCTTCTATTATTGACAATTATGATGTCAAACTAGAATGGTTTCCCAGTGCAGGTGACGTCATTTCAATTGGCGGCTTTTATAAATACTTTGACAAGCCTGCGGAATTCTATGCAGTCAATGATGTCTCCGGTACAGATAACCTTTATGTTTACACCAACAATTCCGACTGGGGCAAGATTCGTGGTATTGAGCTCGAAGTCCGCAAATCTCTTGGCTTCATTGCCCCATCCGTCGCCCTGCTTAAGAAAATTACACTGAGCGGAAATCTTACCTTATTGAAGTCGGAGGTGCAGTCAAGAGTCACCAGATACGAAGTTGATGAGAAAGGAGAACAACGCTCCTATTTTGAGTATATGAAATATAAACGCCCGCTATATGGTCAGGTCCCAACGGTAGTCAATGGCGGAATAAACTACACAGGCAAACATTTAAGCCTAAACCTGGTGTACAATTACATGGGATATAAGACTTTTATCACCGGAAATGACCCCAACCTCGTCGAATATGAAAGACCGAGAAGTCAGATCGATGCACAGGTTGGTTACCGTTTTTACCGAAACAAAGCGCAATTTAAGCTAAACATGAGTAACCTGACGGACAGACCATACCGTTTTTACATCAATGATGCTTCTACATACGAAATTAAAAACGCGAACCCCCCAGCCAATTCGGAGTGGAACGATGTATTTAAATATAAGTGGGGCTTTACAAATAAATTCGAAGAAGGCTATGCGGACAACAGTAAAGGCTTCTCTCAGCAGGTCGGAGACCGACAAACTTTTACCAGATATGTAGGACGTAGCTTTAGTCTCTCGCTTTCCTACAATTTCTAA
- a CDS encoding FecR family protein, which yields MDEQEKKKSIDYWYAAFDLPDEELKVFTDKEHEEKVRLRLLSRIISNIPETSQSPGIFLLQPANWIKIAAVLTFFICSVPLYQYLVNRNAHQTKNDLTWSISKVATGKMLKVILSDGSEILLNSGSELKYPRHFTGTKREIYLNGEAFFKVAHNPDKPFVVTTRKLQTTVLGTSFNIRAYSAMDQVVVNVATGKVGISASGKTLAALLPNQQITFQVASGAYQVKEFNAQMAHSWQNGSIRLDGASFRELALVIKNTWGLTLETKSERLATASYKTTFQTNNQITEVMKAISKMTDAKYRIRDHIITLYE from the coding sequence ATGGATGAGCAGGAAAAGAAAAAATCAATAGACTACTGGTACGCAGCTTTTGACCTTCCAGACGAAGAGCTGAAAGTTTTTACGGACAAAGAACATGAGGAAAAAGTTCGGCTCAGGCTGCTCAGCAGGATCATCTCCAATATACCAGAAACCAGCCAAAGCCCAGGTATATTTTTACTTCAGCCAGCCAACTGGATAAAAATAGCTGCGGTACTGACATTTTTTATCTGCAGCGTTCCGCTTTATCAGTACCTGGTAAATAGAAATGCACATCAGACCAAAAATGATTTGACATGGAGCATTAGCAAAGTGGCAACGGGCAAGATGCTCAAGGTGATCTTGTCAGACGGCTCAGAAATCCTGCTGAATTCCGGCTCGGAACTGAAATATCCACGCCATTTTACCGGAACAAAACGAGAAATCTATTTGAACGGCGAGGCTTTTTTCAAAGTTGCCCATAATCCGGACAAGCCATTTGTGGTGACCACCCGGAAACTACAAACGACCGTACTAGGCACATCCTTCAATATACGCGCTTATTCGGCTATGGATCAGGTTGTGGTGAATGTGGCAACTGGTAAAGTTGGCATCTCCGCCTCCGGTAAGACACTTGCTGCTTTGCTACCCAATCAGCAGATCACTTTCCAGGTCGCTAGCGGAGCCTATCAGGTGAAGGAGTTCAACGCCCAGATGGCCCACTCATGGCAAAATGGATCAATCAGATTGGACGGTGCTTCCTTTCGGGAACTGGCTTTAGTGATCAAAAATACCTGGGGACTTACCTTGGAGACCAAAAGTGAAAGACTGGCCACAGCAAGTTATAAAACCACATTCCAAACAAATAATCAAATTACAGAAGTTATGAAAGCAATCAGCAAAATGACGGATGCGAAATACCGCATAAGGGACCATATCATCACACTTTATGAGTAG
- a CDS encoding sigma-70 family RNA polymerase sigma factor, protein MKQQAKKQYITNVYNKFWKELYLVAFRRLGDEAQVEDILQDLFLSLLEGQYDLENENAVRALLHTRLKSRIIDFFRKELLKMNFESQETSRTEADSLSSDHRLMTRELESVVMQEINKLPERMKEIFLLSREEMLTNEEIASRLNISGKTVRNQLSTALNRIRLTVRTYSTGEPELASVTIIITLATLLLSDR, encoded by the coding sequence TTGAAACAGCAGGCAAAGAAACAATACATTACCAACGTGTACAATAAATTCTGGAAAGAACTCTACCTCGTTGCCTTCCGCCGTTTAGGGGACGAGGCGCAGGTAGAGGATATCCTGCAGGATCTGTTTCTATCCTTGCTGGAAGGGCAATACGACCTGGAAAACGAAAATGCTGTCCGCGCATTACTTCATACCCGCCTAAAAAGCCGGATCATAGATTTTTTCAGAAAAGAGCTTTTGAAAATGAATTTTGAAAGTCAGGAAACTTCAAGAACCGAAGCCGATTCCCTTTCCAGTGACCACCGTTTGATGACCCGAGAACTGGAATCCGTTGTCATGCAGGAAATCAATAAACTGCCTGAAAGAATGAAAGAGATTTTCCTGCTTAGCAGGGAAGAAATGCTGACCAATGAAGAAATAGCCAGCCGTTTAAACATCTCCGGTAAAACGGTAAGAAACCAACTGAGCACTGCCTTAAACCGGATCAGACTTACTGTCCGAACTTACAGTACCGGGGAGCCCGAACTTGCCTCTGTAACGATCATCATCACTTTGGCGACCCTATTGTTAAGCGATCGTTAA
- a CDS encoding alpha/beta hydrolase, protein MRKLALLFAGISTVISCSRIPEKESTTAQDARPVIEHLYSKSVADSFTVSISLPTGYRAREDKKYPVVYLLDGNLYFDIMATTLRKYSEVGLSPHVILVGIGYKDFSTMDSLRTRDDTYPVAIPEYEMSTSGGAPKFLSFIARELIPYIDKNYHSNSSKRVLMGHSLGGYFTTFALLRTLEGERTGIQGFIAASPSLHYNKYFLADKFKKLSLSSDTNPNLRVYVTYGGMEDSQDEPGSRGLKELTLDLSGVFDSGKHSRVQFKSDIFSNLDHMDTQLPTFIKGLQWVVTDKK, encoded by the coding sequence ATGAGAAAATTAGCGCTACTATTTGCTGGCATCTCGACCGTAATCAGTTGCTCAAGAATACCTGAGAAAGAGTCAACCACCGCCCAGGATGCAAGACCGGTTATTGAGCATTTATACTCGAAATCTGTTGCTGATTCCTTTACCGTCAGCATTAGTCTGCCGACAGGCTATAGAGCTAGAGAAGACAAAAAATACCCAGTGGTCTACCTGCTGGACGGGAACCTTTATTTTGACATTATGGCGACTACCCTCCGAAAGTATTCAGAGGTGGGACTTTCTCCTCATGTTATTCTTGTTGGCATCGGATACAAAGATTTTTCAACCATGGATTCACTGAGAACCAGAGACGATACCTATCCTGTAGCCATACCTGAATATGAAATGAGTACAAGCGGAGGTGCTCCTAAATTCTTATCATTCATAGCTAGGGAACTGATCCCTTATATTGACAAGAACTATCACAGCAACAGTTCAAAACGGGTTTTGATGGGCCATTCTCTGGGCGGCTATTTTACCACTTTTGCCTTGTTGCGAACGCTGGAAGGAGAAAGAACAGGTATACAGGGCTTTATTGCTGCCAGCCCCTCGTTGCATTACAACAAGTATTTTCTGGCGGATAAATTTAAAAAACTCTCCTTATCTTCAGACACCAATCCCAACCTCAGGGTATATGTTACTTATGGCGGCATGGAAGACAGTCAGGATGAGCCTGGCAGCAGGGGATTAAAGGAACTCACTCTAGATCTGTCGGGTGTATTTGATTCGGGAAAGCACTCCAGGGTACAATTCAAAAGCGATATTTTTTCAAATCTTGACCATATGGATACACAGCTGCCAACCTTTATCAAGGGTTTGCAATGGGTAGTCACTGATAAAAAATAA